A region of the Desulfobacter postgatei 2ac9 genome:
GCCATTTGCGCTCCCATTGCTCCTTACGAGCGTACACGGTCAAAAATACGTACATCTATCGAAGCCCATGGCGGATTCTTTGAAATCCATGTGGCCACCCCCATCAGCGTGTGCGAAAAAAGGGACCGCAAAGGTATGTATGCAAAAGCCAAGGCAGGACTGCTCAAAGGCTTCACCGGCGTGGATGACCCATATGAGGAACCGTCAAACCCGGAGTTGTCCATTGACACCTCCAACCTGACCCCGGATGAAGCGGTTCAGCAGATTTTACTGTTGATCAGTGAAAAAGGGTTTGTGTAACGGTTAACCGAGTTGCACCAATCTATCAAAATTTTACTAAAAAACACAAAAAACAACATTTTTTAGTGTATGCAAAAACATAATCGGATATTACTGTGAAAGACTGGAAAGTATTAGACAGAGCAATACCAAATAACGGCAGAAGCCGTTGAGTGACTTTTTAGTATATATGAGATGTTTTGTCCCCTGTAGGTCATGCATCCTGCTACCGCTTCTCATGCTTGTGTTCCTTCTGGGGTGTTCACCCGAGGAGAAGCAAACCTTTTCAGAAGATGTGTGGGAAAAAGAAGTATCCCGGACCCAGGAAAAAGATTTTTATGCCCTGCACAAAAAAGATGACCGATATTTTGCCCCCTGGATGAAAATGCCGGATAAAAGCTTTCTGGATGTCCTGGGCTGGAAGTTTTTTTCAAAAACCCATTATACAAAAGAGGAAAGGGAATTTCTGCCCAAAATTTTGCCCCAAACCCTGCAGCGTGTTCAAAAAACCCGGGGGGATTTCATTCTATGGATCGGGCACAATACCTTTCTTGTCCGGATAGGAGAACAATACTGGCTCACAGATCCCATATTTTCAAAACGCGCCCTTATTCCCGGACGCAAGACACCACCTGCCCTGACCCTTGAAGAGATTAACACCCTGGTCAAAGCCCCCAATATTCTCATCTCCCACAACCATTACGACCACCTGGATCGTGGATCTATAAAAGGCCTGCCAAAGGCTTCCCGGGTCTTTGTGCCCAAAGACCTGGCGGTTATGGTGAAAAAGATGAATAAACCCCATACCCTGGAGATGGACTGGTGGGAGGAAAAAACCTTAAGCCCCGGTATAAAGCTGGTCTGTCTTCCCACCCAGCACTGGTCCATGCGCATCAATCAGGGCCGAAACAAAAGCCTGTGGGTGGCCTGGCTGCTGATAACGCCGTCCGCAACTTTTTATTTTGGCGGGGATACCGGCTATTTTAAAGGGTTCAAAGAGACCGGGAAGAAATATCCGGGCATCGACTATGCCTTCATCGCCACCACAGCCTACCATCCCAGATGGTTCATGCACTACCAGCACATGAACATCCCGGAAGCTGTCAAAGGATTTAAGGAATTGGGGGCAAAATATTTTATTCCCACCCAGTGGGGCACCTTTCACCTGGGCAGCGAACCTGCAGGCTTTCCCGGCCTTGAACTTAAACGCTTTATCCAGACCGAGAACCTGGATCCATCCCTTTTTAAAATTATGGATATCGGTGAAATTTTAAAGATCACTCCCTCCAACGGGAGGTTTTAAGGGCCAAAAGGCGAGCGGAAAACCGGCTTTAATTTCTTACAATAATCAACATACGACTTCAGGAGGACGATATGAAGGACGATAAAAGGGTGAGCGTAAGCCGCCGTGGGTTTTTAAAAGGGGTGGCTGTTGGTGGCGCATCCATGCTTCTGCCCGGTACGGTCAGGGCATCCCGGCAAGGTAATGCGTTGGCCTCCCTGCATGACCTGTCAAAGTGCATCGGTTGCGGAGAATGCGTTTCAGCCTGCTCCGAACAGAACGGGGGTAAATATCCTGACCCCCAAAAACCCTTTCCAAAGATGTACCCCGGCACGGTCAAGGTGGCGGACTGGTCAGACCGCCGGGATGTTCAGGAAAGACTTACGCCTTACAACTGGTTGACAATCCAAACCGTAGAGGTCGATTGGCAGGGGCAGTCCTATGAAATCAATATTCCCCGGCGCTGTATGCACTGCCAAAATCCGCCCTGTGCCAATTTATGTCCCTGGGGGGCCTGTGCCCGGGAGGACAATGGGGTGGTGCGCATTAATACCGATATCTGCCTGGGCGGTTCCAAGTGCAAGTCGGTTTGTCCCTGGGATATTCCCCAACGCCAGACAGGTGTTGGTCTTTACCTTAAGCTTCTGCCCGCTTTTGCCGGAAATGGTGTTATGTATAAATGTGACCGTTGCTTTGAACTTCTGGCTGACGGCGGTGTGCCGGCCTGTGTCAGTGAGTGTCCGGAAGAGGTTCAGTTCATCGGCCCCAGGCAGGATATCCTGGTCCGGGCCCATGCGCTGGCTAAAACTTTTGCCGGTGAGGCTGATGAGAATGATTTCATCTATGGTGAACATGAAAACGGCGGCACCAATACCATCTATGTCTCTCCCGTCCCCATTCCTTTGCTGGCCAAGGCCTTGGAAACAGGTCCGGGCAGTCCGCATATGGATCCGGTGAAGGATATGATGGCCCAGGACGAGTTCCTGGGGCTTGCCGCTTTGGCGGCTCCGCTGGCCGGAGTGGCTGCAGGACTGTTGACTGCCGGGGCAAAAATTATCAAGTCGGGACAAAAAGACGAGGAGGCAACCCATGAATAACCTGTTTCCCAGGTGGCTGAACCGGATCCTGCTGGCCGTCATAACGCTTTTGGCCTTGACCGGGATGGCACAGATGCCTATTTTCAAACGGTATTACATTGCGGACATCCCAGGGCTTGGTTGGCTGGCAGCCTTTTATACCACCCACAAAATACACTATATTGCCGCAGCTGTTTTCCTGGCCCTGATTTTCTGGATGGCTACGGTTTACCTGTTAAACCACCGCAAAACGTGGCGGCTCACAGCTATGGGCTGGGTGCGTTTGGTTATTCTGGCGCTGATCGTGGTGACCGGAATGCTGCGAACGGTAAAGAATCTGCCCGACCACGGCTTCAGTCCCATGACGGTGATGCTTGTTGACTGGACACATCTGGCCGCTGCCATGCTCCTGGGC
Encoded here:
- a CDS encoding 4Fe-4S dicluster domain-containing protein: MKDDKRVSVSRRGFLKGVAVGGASMLLPGTVRASRQGNALASLHDLSKCIGCGECVSACSEQNGGKYPDPQKPFPKMYPGTVKVADWSDRRDVQERLTPYNWLTIQTVEVDWQGQSYEINIPRRCMHCQNPPCANLCPWGACAREDNGVVRINTDICLGGSKCKSVCPWDIPQRQTGVGLYLKLLPAFAGNGVMYKCDRCFELLADGGVPACVSECPEEVQFIGPRQDILVRAHALAKTFAGEADENDFIYGEHENGGTNTIYVSPVPIPLLAKALETGPGSPHMDPVKDMMAQDEFLGLAALAAPLAGVAAGLLTAGAKIIKSGQKDEEATHE
- a CDS encoding MBL fold metallo-hydrolase; protein product: MSDFLVYMRCFVPCRSCILLPLLMLVFLLGCSPEEKQTFSEDVWEKEVSRTQEKDFYALHKKDDRYFAPWMKMPDKSFLDVLGWKFFSKTHYTKEEREFLPKILPQTLQRVQKTRGDFILWIGHNTFLVRIGEQYWLTDPIFSKRALIPGRKTPPALTLEEINTLVKAPNILISHNHYDHLDRGSIKGLPKASRVFVPKDLAVMVKKMNKPHTLEMDWWEEKTLSPGIKLVCLPTQHWSMRINQGRNKSLWVAWLLITPSATFYFGGDTGYFKGFKETGKKYPGIDYAFIATTAYHPRWFMHYQHMNIPEAVKGFKELGAKYFIPTQWGTFHLGSEPAGFPGLELKRFIQTENLDPSLFKIMDIGEILKITPSNGRF